One Arthrobacter sp. Marseille-P9274 genomic region harbors:
- a CDS encoding AarF/ABC1/UbiB kinase family protein: MSARRDRFREIMETLSSQGLGVALGYLGLDRHFPFDGYAPFTRHPLRDRAALPERVRLTLERLGAVYIKFGQIMSTRSDILPPEYAAELGKLQDGSPPVPAADIRAVIADELSGAGNLLAGLQEAPLATGSIGQAHAARLGGTEVVVKVRRPGVVEQVNLDLEIMAELAKRAEQASAAAADYRVSDFVDEFSQTLRAELDYLQEAHNAEQFAENFASDSRVHIPKVFEEATTSRVLTLERISGIKINDVRALEEAGHDPRMLAGQAAGVLLKMVFEDGFFHADPHPGNFFIEADGRLGIIDFGMVGRISDTLKARLVKMLLAVVEQDAPRLTEALVQMCGTSSTRNAPGLEADIARMLHRYAGRPVAEIPVVPIITQVVGLLRQHHLRLPRETALLLKMLIMADGLGKQLDPGFEIMAEVEPFARRVVLESFTPAAIAERLKQLGTDALRLGADAPALVRRAAELLERGGIDVHLRTSELDSIAARLERSGNRIVAGLLAAALINAIGELVAGQPAQWRNWPKALFSAGIGGVGALGGYLVWSSRRRP, translated from the coding sequence ATGAGCGCGCGGCGGGACCGGTTCCGGGAAATCATGGAAACCCTGAGCTCCCAGGGGCTGGGCGTCGCGCTGGGCTATCTGGGCCTGGACCGGCATTTTCCGTTCGACGGTTATGCGCCGTTCACCCGGCACCCGCTGCGGGACCGGGCGGCCCTGCCGGAACGGGTCCGGCTGACGCTGGAACGGCTCGGTGCCGTCTACATCAAATTCGGGCAGATCATGTCCACCCGGTCGGACATCCTGCCGCCGGAGTATGCGGCCGAACTCGGCAAGCTTCAGGACGGTTCCCCGCCCGTGCCTGCAGCGGACATCAGGGCCGTCATCGCGGACGAACTGAGCGGGGCCGGGAACCTGCTGGCCGGCCTGCAGGAAGCCCCGCTGGCCACCGGCTCCATCGGCCAGGCGCACGCGGCACGGCTTGGCGGAACGGAAGTCGTTGTCAAGGTGCGGCGCCCCGGCGTCGTCGAGCAGGTCAACCTGGATCTGGAAATCATGGCGGAACTGGCCAAGCGCGCGGAGCAGGCCTCCGCCGCGGCGGCCGACTACCGCGTGTCCGATTTCGTCGACGAGTTTTCGCAGACGCTGCGGGCCGAGCTGGACTACCTGCAGGAGGCGCACAACGCCGAACAGTTCGCGGAAAACTTCGCCAGCGACAGCCGCGTCCACATCCCCAAGGTTTTCGAGGAGGCCACGACCTCGCGGGTGCTGACCTTGGAACGCATCAGCGGAATCAAGATCAACGACGTCCGGGCCTTGGAGGAGGCCGGGCACGATCCGCGCATGCTGGCCGGGCAGGCCGCCGGCGTGCTGCTCAAAATGGTCTTCGAGGACGGCTTCTTCCACGCCGACCCGCATCCGGGCAACTTCTTCATCGAAGCGGACGGCCGGCTGGGCATCATCGATTTCGGGATGGTCGGGCGGATCTCGGACACGCTCAAGGCGCGGCTCGTGAAGATGCTGCTTGCCGTCGTCGAACAGGACGCGCCGCGGCTGACCGAGGCGCTGGTGCAGATGTGCGGGACTTCGTCTACCCGGAACGCCCCGGGGCTGGAAGCGGACATCGCGCGGATGCTGCACCGCTACGCGGGCCGGCCGGTCGCGGAGATTCCGGTGGTGCCGATCATCACCCAAGTGGTCGGCCTGCTGCGCCAGCACCATTTGAGGCTGCCCCGGGAGACCGCGCTGCTGCTGAAAATGCTGATCATGGCGGACGGGCTGGGCAAGCAATTGGACCCCGGATTCGAGATCATGGCGGAGGTGGAGCCGTTCGCCCGCAGGGTCGTGCTCGAATCCTTCACCCCGGCCGCCATCGCCGAGCGGCTGAAGCAGCTGGGCACGGACGCGCTCCGGCTCGGCGCGGATGCACCCGCGCTGGTGCGGCGGGCGGCGGAGCTGCTGGAGCGCGGCGGGATCGACGTCCACCTGCGGACCTCCGAGCTGGACTCGATCGCCGCCCGGCTGGAGCGCTCGGGCAACCGCATTGTCGCCGGGCTTCTCGCCGCCGCGCTGATCAACGCGATCGGCGAACTCGTGGCAGGCCAGCCGGCGCAGTGGCGCAACTGGCCGAAGGCGCTCTTCAGTGCGGGAATCGGCGGAGTGGGAGCCCTCGGCGGCTATCTCGTCTGGTCCTCGCGCCGCCGGCCCTGA